From one Bacteroidota bacterium genomic stretch:
- a CDS encoding tetratricopeptide repeat protein: MLGLYVWKLVLPINLSFDLSYPQVSPAKVSDLSFIISAIVLSAILVSAVMGFRKRSLLSASLFIFFVTASVSSNIFMLIGTHYGERLMYAPSFGLCLAVSSVLVSRLGGEKSIGKLSPGLSAIAIVLVGAFSILTILRNPVWKDNTTLYASGIVSAPNSARVHYYQGLLLVKPETIASYPESSRDSVEKAGIYHLKKSVGLYAPFADAWTQLGVAYYRKKNFKESLQYYDEALKYNKYDPVVYNNSGSVYFEMQNFNEALKRYTEAVRLKPDYADAYMNIGSCYGVAGQYDQALVYLEKAVFYDPKLAQAYYMIGVTWKNKGNEQMANQYFQKAEMAKVKK; encoded by the coding sequence ATGCTCGGACTCTATGTATGGAAGTTGGTATTGCCCATAAATTTAAGTTTTGATTTATCCTACCCACAGGTATCACCGGCGAAAGTTTCGGATCTATCGTTTATTATTTCCGCAATTGTACTCTCTGCAATTCTCGTATCAGCTGTTATGGGTTTCAGGAAGAGAAGCTTATTAAGTGCATCACTGTTCATCTTCTTCGTTACGGCTTCCGTCTCCTCAAATATTTTTATGCTGATTGGTACGCATTATGGCGAGCGATTAATGTATGCTCCTTCTTTTGGTCTTTGTCTGGCGGTTTCTTCAGTGCTCGTCAGCAGGCTTGGAGGAGAGAAGTCCATCGGAAAATTATCTCCCGGACTTTCAGCAATAGCCATTGTCCTCGTTGGAGCCTTCAGTATACTGACCATCCTGCGAAATCCGGTATGGAAGGACAATACGACGCTCTATGCTTCCGGAATTGTTTCAGCTCCCAATTCTGCCCGCGTGCACTATTATCAGGGATTGCTTCTCGTAAAACCGGAAACAATCGCTTCCTATCCGGAATCATCCCGCGACAGTGTGGAGAAAGCCGGCATCTATCACTTGAAAAAATCAGTGGGACTGTATGCGCCTTTCGCCGATGCCTGGACACAGTTGGGTGTCGCTTACTACCGTAAAAAGAATTTCAAAGAATCATTGCAGTACTATGATGAAGCCTTGAAGTACAATAAATACGATCCGGTGGTGTACAATAATTCAGGTTCTGTTTATTTTGAGATGCAAAATTTTAATGAGGCCTTAAAGCGCTATACGGAAGCTGTCCGCTTAAAACCCGATTATGCGGATGCGTATATGAATATAGGAAGCTGTTACGGTGTCGCCGGACAATATGACCAGGCCCTTGTCTACCTCGAGAAAGCCGTCTTCTATGATCCTAAATTAGCACAGGCCTATTATATGATTGGTGTGACCTGGAAAAACAAAGGAAACGAGCAAATGGCGAATCAGTATTTCCAAAAAGCGGAAATGGCGAAGGTGAAAAAGTAA
- a CDS encoding TIGR00159 family protein, which produces MEIFHIGFLSVRLLDILDILIVAFLLYKIYRLLKGGAAINIFIGIIAIYVLWWLFVKILNMQLLGAILGQFMSIGVIALIIVFQQEIRRFLLVIGSNSFAGKDSFTRKLLPWNWQAPAISKPNISPIVKACTSMSKNKTGAIMVLARSSDLKFYERTGDIMDAEVSKRLLESIFFKNSPMHDGAVIIENNKIKAARCVLPVTENTDLPAHYGMRHRAALGITEQSDAISIIVSEETGNISMAVDGKMHYNISPEELEELLSKEQ; this is translated from the coding sequence ATGGAAATATTTCATATCGGTTTTCTGAGTGTGCGTTTGCTGGATATCCTGGATATCCTGATTGTCGCATTCCTTCTTTATAAAATCTACCGCTTGCTAAAAGGTGGAGCCGCCATTAATATTTTCATAGGCATCATCGCCATCTATGTACTGTGGTGGTTGTTTGTAAAAATCCTGAACATGCAATTGCTGGGAGCCATTCTCGGACAATTCATGAGCATTGGTGTCATCGCGCTGATTATCGTTTTTCAACAGGAGATCCGACGATTCTTACTCGTCATTGGAAGCAATAGTTTTGCCGGTAAGGATAGTTTCACGCGCAAATTATTACCCTGGAACTGGCAGGCACCTGCTATCAGCAAACCCAATATCTCTCCTATCGTAAAAGCCTGCACATCCATGTCGAAGAATAAAACGGGAGCCATCATGGTCTTGGCACGCTCTTCCGATTTGAAATTTTACGAGCGCACGGGAGATATCATGGATGCAGAAGTTTCGAAACGTTTGCTTGAGAGTATTTTCTTTAAGAATAGTCCGATGCACGATGGTGCGGTCATCATTGAGAACAATAAAATCAAGGCGGCGCGATGTGTACTTCCTGTTACGGAGAACACCGATTTACCTGCTCATTATGGAATGAGACATAGAGCAGCGCTGGGAATTACTGAGCAAAGTGATGCCATTTCTATTATTGTCTCGGAAGAAACCGGAAATATTTCCATGGCTGTAGATGGAAAAATGCACTATAATATTTCGCCGGAAGAGTTGGAAGAGTTGTTGTCGAAGGAGCAATAA
- a CDS encoding DNA-3-methyladenine glycosylase, whose product MKRKLGKAFYQQEDVVALAKLLIGKVLVSAVDNTCCSGIITETEAYNGIHDKASHAYGGRRTARTETMYATGGCAYVYLCYGIHSLFNVVTGKADHPQAILIRAIQPLEGIDLMEKRRKMKAMSRNFSNGPGKVSEAMGFHFSHSGISLFGQHIWIEDRGISIENHQLEVTPRIGVDYAADDALLPWRFVIKEEIKLTTSPRSRSGSRKK is encoded by the coding sequence ATGAAAAGGAAACTGGGGAAAGCATTTTATCAGCAGGAAGATGTAGTCGCCCTTGCAAAACTCCTGATTGGAAAGGTGCTTGTTTCCGCTGTGGACAATACCTGCTGCAGCGGTATCATCACGGAAACGGAAGCCTATAACGGAATTCATGATAAGGCCTCTCATGCCTACGGAGGAAGAAGAACCGCACGGACGGAGACGATGTATGCCACCGGAGGATGTGCCTATGTATATTTATGTTACGGCATTCATTCGCTTTTCAATGTTGTTACGGGAAAGGCCGATCATCCACAAGCCATACTCATCAGAGCGATACAACCGCTGGAGGGTATAGATCTCATGGAAAAAAGAAGGAAAATGAAAGCGATGTCAAGGAATTTTAGTAATGGTCCGGGGAAAGTCAGTGAAGCGATGGGTTTTCACTTTAGTCATTCCGGGATTTCACTTTTTGGGCAGCATATTTGGATAGAAGACAGGGGAATTAGCATTGAAAACCATCAGCTGGAGGTAACTCCGCGAATCGGGGTAGACTATGCCGCTGATGACGCACTTCTCCCCTGGCGTTTTGTTATAAAAGAAGAAATTAAACTGACGACATCTCCCCGATCTCGATCCGGTAGCCGTAAAAAATGA
- a CDS encoding RecQ family ATP-dependent DNA helicase: MSLIHQVLSQYWGYNRFRPLQEEIIRSIIDGKDTLALLPTGGGKSICFQVPAMAMPGLCLVISPLIALMKDQEQQLRDKGIRAVAITSGMKKGEVELALNNCQLGDYKFLYVSPERLSSERFREALQEMKLNLIAVDEAHCISQWGYDFRPPYLQLAEIRSTFPDIPILALTASATPEVRKDICEKLLFKDFSVFTKSFARPNLSYLVRLEENKFAHLLKVLKNVPGTSIVYVRNRRKTMEIATELRKMQISADYYHAGLDHQTREERQQAWKKNATRVIVATNAFGMGIDKPDVRSVIHMDLPDDLESYYQEAGRGGRDEKPAYAVVLYDKADLADLEHRCIANFPEREVIRNVYKALSNFLQIPTGAGLDISYEFELTVFCKHYQFETLQTLNCLKILEMAGYISMSDAFYHPARVRILAHQMELYKFQVEQPAYDPLVKGVLRSYAGTFDDYVRFSETELSRRTGIEVEELKKQFIYLTKIGILDYIPVTMKPSVTFLHRRVPEGELYIPKEILEQRKLRFRIRADAFRNFLINPHQCRSILLLSYFGEKNLQRCGTCDFCRERNKLALNDMEVETLSEKIHEVLQLHPLIPAELSKKIPDVPVDKLEPVLRWLLDTGDLGLDFIGRLYVKSE, translated from the coding sequence ATGAGTTTAATACATCAGGTCCTTTCTCAATACTGGGGTTATAACCGGTTTCGTCCTTTACAGGAGGAAATTATCCGATCTATCATTGATGGAAAGGATACGCTGGCTTTATTGCCTACAGGTGGTGGGAAATCCATTTGCTTTCAGGTGCCGGCTATGGCCATGCCCGGATTATGTTTGGTGATTTCTCCGCTGATCGCATTGATGAAAGATCAGGAGCAGCAACTCAGGGATAAGGGAATTCGCGCAGTGGCGATCACCAGCGGAATGAAAAAAGGGGAAGTGGAACTTGCTTTGAATAATTGTCAGCTCGGTGATTATAAATTTCTATATGTCTCTCCGGAGCGACTGTCATCAGAAAGGTTCAGAGAAGCTCTACAGGAGATGAAACTGAATTTAATCGCTGTCGACGAGGCGCATTGTATTTCTCAATGGGGTTATGATTTTCGTCCGCCCTACCTTCAATTGGCCGAGATCCGCTCAACCTTTCCTGACATCCCCATACTTGCACTTACCGCCTCAGCCACACCGGAAGTCCGGAAAGATATCTGCGAGAAACTTTTATTTAAAGACTTCTCCGTATTCACCAAGAGCTTTGCGAGACCTAACCTCTCCTATCTGGTGCGACTGGAGGAAAATAAATTCGCCCACTTGCTGAAAGTCTTAAAAAATGTGCCGGGCACCTCTATTGTTTATGTTCGAAACAGAAGAAAGACGATGGAGATTGCCACCGAGTTGAGGAAAATGCAAATCAGTGCCGATTACTATCATGCGGGACTGGACCATCAAACGAGAGAGGAACGACAGCAAGCCTGGAAGAAAAATGCAACACGAGTGATTGTAGCGACGAATGCTTTTGGTATGGGGATCGATAAACCTGATGTGCGTTCTGTTATCCATATGGACCTTCCGGATGATCTGGAAAGTTATTATCAGGAAGCAGGCAGAGGTGGAAGAGATGAGAAGCCGGCGTACGCAGTGGTTCTCTATGACAAGGCTGATCTCGCGGATCTCGAGCACCGTTGTATCGCTAACTTTCCGGAGAGAGAAGTCATCCGAAATGTGTACAAGGCCCTCTCGAATTTTCTGCAGATCCCTACAGGAGCAGGATTGGACATCAGCTACGAATTTGAACTCACCGTTTTCTGCAAGCACTATCAGTTTGAAACACTCCAGACTTTAAACTGTCTGAAAATTTTGGAAATGGCAGGCTACATCTCCATGAGTGATGCCTTTTACCATCCGGCCAGAGTTCGGATACTTGCACATCAAATGGAATTATATAAATTCCAGGTGGAACAACCTGCCTATGACCCTCTCGTAAAAGGTGTACTCCGCTCGTATGCGGGTACCTTTGATGATTATGTGCGCTTTAGTGAAACAGAACTTTCAAGAAGGACAGGGATAGAGGTTGAGGAACTGAAAAAGCAATTCATCTATCTCACTAAAATTGGAATCCTGGATTATATTCCCGTCACCATGAAACCCTCTGTCACTTTTCTGCATCGGAGAGTTCCCGAGGGTGAATTGTACATTCCTAAGGAAATTTTAGAACAACGTAAGCTGCGCTTTAGAATCAGAGCGGATGCTTTTCGTAATTTTTTAATCAATCCCCATCAATGCCGGAGCATTCTATTACTTTCTTATTTTGGAGAGAAGAATCTGCAGCGCTGCGGGACTTGTGATTTTTGCAGAGAGCGAAATAAACTTGCGCTGAATGATATGGAGGTTGAAACACTTTCCGAAAAAATTCATGAAGTGTTGCAACTTCATCCGCTTATTCCTGCTGAGCTTTCCAAAAAAATTCCGGATGTGCCTGTCGATAAACTGGAACCTGTCCTGCGATGGCTTTTGGATACCGGGGATCTGGGTTTGGATTTCATTGGAAGATTATATGTAAAATCGGAATGA
- a CDS encoding universal stress protein, with translation MQKDLNIKKILIPYDFSETAALSLEHAIFMAKLLKADIYLLHIVEATTFPSSISHAFTGFEKKVEEASNEKLKELADEIHRQHGVQVQIITEVGKIYKRIVHTAKQAHVDIIIMGTHGASGSSYIIGSNTTRVVQEAPCPVISVQTHITKVGFAKIALPIDDSAESRQKVNFALEIAKHYNSRVVVIGLMRNGNEDYQRKFKIKIEQVEDFLSGHGIITESIYKQGDDLAKSTLQSSAEIEADLLVIMTEQEPSITGLLMGSYATKVINGSKIPVMTVRPAEIDPERITVTF, from the coding sequence ATGCAAAAAGACCTTAACATCAAAAAAATCCTTATTCCTTACGATTTTTCAGAGACTGCAGCCCTTAGTCTGGAGCATGCTATCTTCATGGCTAAATTGCTGAAAGCGGATATCTATCTCCTGCATATCGTTGAAGCAACTACATTTCCAAGTTCCATCTCTCATGCCTTCACGGGTTTTGAAAAGAAAGTAGAAGAAGCTTCCAATGAGAAGCTGAAGGAACTTGCTGATGAAATACATCGTCAACATGGCGTACAGGTTCAGATTATTACGGAAGTTGGTAAGATCTATAAGCGGATCGTTCACACAGCGAAGCAAGCTCATGTGGATATCATCATCATGGGCACGCACGGAGCAAGTGGCAGCAGTTATATCATCGGAAGTAATACCACGCGTGTAGTACAGGAAGCACCTTGTCCGGTGATTTCAGTGCAAACACATATCACCAAAGTGGGCTTTGCAAAAATTGCCTTGCCTATTGATGACAGCGCCGAATCCAGACAGAAAGTAAATTTCGCCCTGGAAATAGCGAAGCATTATAATTCAAGAGTAGTCGTAATCGGATTAATGAGAAACGGCAATGAAGATTATCAACGAAAATTCAAGATTAAGATTGAACAGGTGGAAGATTTTCTCTCTGGTCATGGCATCATTACAGAGTCGATTTATAAACAAGGAGACGATCTCGCTAAAAGTACTCTGCAGAGTTCAGCCGAAATTGAAGCCGACCTGCTGGTCATCATGACTGAGCAGGAACCTTCCATCACCGGATTGCTGATGGGCTCCTATGCTACCAAAGTCATCAATGGTTCTAAAATTCCGGTGATGACAGTGAGGCCTGCTGAAATTGATCCGGAGCGAATTACAGTCACCTTTTAA
- a CDS encoding universal stress protein has translation MTKEKRHIIVPIDFSEQSTIALSQTYNLARMSSADITLLHVIDEALFSSVLHLFSSKEDQEELLRLGIQTKLNGMANDAKAKSGLEFNTRIEKGKIYDVVAEVAKEINASFIVMGTSGETTLKKKFIGSNAIRVISDAPCPVITIKGKKHRSGCNTILLPLDLSKETKEKVTQCIEIARFFNSTVKVMSVIDTEDEFLINKLERQMDQVVAFIAGHEIACAGEFYKHKDISEGVLEYSDKINADLIIIMTQKESDWTVFVSTESQQIINNSEVPICSIRPIERKDTTEYVIT, from the coding sequence ATGACTAAGGAAAAGCGACATATAATAGTACCCATTGATTTCAGTGAACAGTCAACCATTGCGTTAAGTCAAACATACAATCTGGCGAGAATGTCGTCAGCTGATATAACCTTGCTTCATGTCATTGATGAAGCACTCTTCTCTTCTGTCCTCCATTTGTTCTCCTCCAAGGAAGATCAGGAAGAATTATTACGCTTAGGTATACAAACAAAGTTAAACGGTATGGCGAATGATGCCAAGGCTAAATCCGGACTTGAGTTTAACACCAGAATTGAAAAAGGAAAGATTTATGATGTTGTTGCCGAAGTGGCCAAAGAAATTAATGCTTCTTTTATCGTAATGGGTACATCGGGAGAGACCACCCTAAAGAAGAAATTTATCGGTTCTAACGCTATTCGTGTCATCAGTGATGCACCATGCCCGGTAATTACTATTAAAGGTAAGAAGCATAGATCGGGATGTAATACAATATTGCTACCTTTAGACCTATCTAAAGAGACTAAGGAAAAAGTGACGCAATGTATTGAAATTGCTCGTTTTTTTAATTCTACGGTAAAAGTGATGTCAGTGATTGATACAGAGGATGAATTCCTCATAAACAAGCTGGAGCGACAGATGGATCAGGTAGTAGCTTTTATAGCAGGCCATGAGATTGCATGTGCCGGGGAATTTTATAAGCATAAGGATATTTCTGAAGGTGTACTTGAATATTCAGATAAAATCAATGCTGACCTGATTATCATTATGACACAAAAGGAATCCGACTGGACTGTTTTTGTAAGTACTGAATCACAACAGATCATCAATAATTCAGAGGTGCCCATCTGTAGTATCCGCCCTATCGAACGCAAGGATACAACTGAATATGTAATTACTTAG
- a CDS encoding nucleoside phosphorylase yields MTQIPESELILNKDGRVYHLNLLPSDLAPIVINVGDPDRVAMVSAYFDQVKVKKQKREFISHTGSYKGKTMTVLSTGIGTDNIDIVYNELDALVNIDLPTRTIKKEFEKLFLVRIGTSGSLQEDIPVDSFVCSEYGLGLDGLMNFYKLENDDYEDSIIQAFRKHYPSHGILAQPYISKGSERLIDLLSPEMHKGITASCSGFYAPQMRQLRLEPARPDMIERLSSFRFESERITNFEMETGAMYGLAKLLGHHCCSVNVIVANRIAQQYSVDAESAMHKLIKMVLDRLSTL; encoded by the coding sequence ATGACACAAATACCTGAATCTGAATTAATTTTAAACAAAGACGGAAGAGTCTATCATTTGAACCTTTTACCGTCCGATTTAGCTCCTATTGTCATTAACGTAGGTGATCCTGACCGTGTTGCAATGGTGAGTGCCTATTTTGATCAGGTAAAGGTAAAAAAACAAAAAAGAGAGTTCATCTCTCATACCGGCTCCTACAAAGGGAAAACAATGACAGTACTCTCTACCGGCATAGGAACTGACAATATAGATATAGTATACAATGAGTTAGATGCATTGGTGAATATAGATCTGCCTACCCGGACGATTAAGAAAGAATTTGAAAAATTGTTTTTAGTACGAATTGGTACTTCAGGTTCGTTACAGGAGGATATTCCGGTCGATAGTTTCGTGTGTTCAGAATATGGTCTGGGCCTGGATGGTTTGATGAATTTCTATAAACTGGAGAATGATGATTATGAAGATAGTATAATTCAGGCTTTTAGAAAACACTATCCCAGTCATGGTATATTGGCTCAACCCTATATTTCGAAAGGATCTGAACGGTTGATTGATTTACTGTCCCCCGAAATGCATAAAGGAATTACAGCTTCCTGTTCCGGCTTTTACGCTCCTCAAATGCGTCAGCTTCGTCTTGAACCGGCCAGGCCTGATATGATTGAGCGCTTAAGTTCCTTCCGTTTTGAAAGTGAACGCATCACCAACTTCGAAATGGAAACAGGGGCGATGTACGGTTTGGCTAAATTACTCGGGCATCATTGCTGTTCTGTTAATGTGATTGTGGCCAACCGGATTGCTCAACAATACTCAGTTGATGCCGAATCAGCCATGCATAAGCTGATAAAAATGGTGCTGGATCGCCTCAGTACTTTGTAA